One window of the Cryptococcus gattii WM276 chromosome E, complete sequence genome contains the following:
- a CDS encoding Glucan 1,4-alpha-glucosidase, putative (Similar to TIGR gene model, INSD accession AAW43660.1), translating to MASRTDMESDLLSCEKGLLPRSVTLRPPGSIIEHNHHRYRSVVTKGLFLCLLILSAIVTKASLGLWSHCLNSQSIHFDHQSNHQSLLLESRILANIGPGIGAKEGLVVASPSRGHGKEPDYYYTWTRDSALTISTLISHLRSDLADIDNATESWEMYSALSDTLKEYLFRDYIESQAEIQIGKNPSGDLKSGGLNEPKFHVNGTPFIGNWGRPQRDGPALRAITIMIYANFLLDRGFPSDVSYVKQWIYDPRQLKAPGKVLKNDLEEVAHGWSKGGFDLWEEVNGHHLFTLLVSRKALYHGSIFARRLKDVGAADHYLAQAHSITQKIPLFWDSKRGYWLSSLRSRGLELVQIKSEFDPTNTYPRREWLDCALPLSIIHAGSHTLQPSHNFSFPFSAIDPNVLSTMHLYIKSFDGLYGINDGKSWLDGWALGRYKEDVYDGKGHSQGNPWFICTFSLAHSLYLAYKEFREVGAIVVANQTLSFWEGVVSISSTPPKVVAGDVWIEGRDRRFTEGMKCLKEVAGRFMEVGLKVAKENGGRMSEQIGRDDGQFKGARDLTWSYASLLDLIRVRSDLD from the exons ATGGCATCAAGAACAGATATGGAATCCGATCTTCTCTCGTGCGAAAAGGGTCTACTACCCAGAAGTGTGACTTTGCGACCACCTGGCTCTATAATTGAACACAACCATCACAGGTATAGGAGTGTGGTCACCAAGGGGCTGTTTCTCTGCCTTCTCATATTATCTGCGATAGTAACCAAAGCCTCTCTAGGACTTTGGTCCCATTGCTTAAATTCGCAGTCGATACATTTTGATCACCAGAGTAATCACCAAAGTCTTCTTTTGGAATCTAGAATTTTGGCGAACATAGGACCTGGTATAGGTGCAAAGGAAGGGCTTGTGGTGGCCAGTCCTAGTAGGGGGCATGGGAAAGAGCCCGACTACTAC TATACCTGGACTCGTGATTCTGCTCTAACCATTTCCACATTGATATCTCATTTGAGATCTGATTTAGCCGATATCGACAATGCCACCGAGTCCTGGGAGATGTACAGCGCGCTGTCTGACACACTGAAGGAATATCTCTTTCGGGATTATATCGAAAGTCAAGCAGAAATACAAATAGGCAAAAACCCCTCGGGTGACTTAAAATCAGGCGGCCTTAATGAACCAAAGTTCCATGTCAACGGTACCCCTTTCATAGGAAATTGGGGAAGGCCTCAGAG AGACGGTCCGGCGCTCCGGGCCATTACTATAATGATCTATGCCAattttcttcttgatcGTGGATTTCCTTCAGACGTCAGTTACGTAAAGCAATGGATCTATGACCCCAGGCAGCTCAAAGCACCAGGAAAGGTTCTTAAGAATGATTTGGAAGAAGTTGCTCATGGGTGGTCAAAAGGCGGCTTTGATTTATGGGAAGAGGT TAATGGGCATCACCTATTCACTCTTCTTGTATCCCGTAAAGCCTTGTACCATGGGTCGATATTTGCGAGACGTCTCAAAGACGTTGGCGCAGCGGATCATTACCTCGCCCAAGCGCACTCTATTACGCAGAAAATTCCACTTTTTTGGGACTCCAAAAGAGGCTATTGGCTCTCAAGTTTGAGAAGTCGCGGTCTTGAGCTTGTACAGATCAAATCTGAATTTGACCCGACCAACACATACCCAAGACGAGAATGGCTCGATTGTGCGCTACCTCTGTCTATCATCCATGCAGGTTCCCACACCCTCCAACCCAGTCACAATTTCTCTTTTCCGTTCTCTGCAATCGATCCCAATGTCCTTTCGACAATGCATCTTTATATCAAGTCTTTTGATGGACTTTACGGTATCAATGATGGGAAATCTTGGTTAGATGGATGGGCATTGGGGCGCTATAAGGAAGATGTATATGATGGTAAGGGCCATAGTCAAGGGAACCCCTGGTTCATTTGCACGTTTTCTCTTGCCCATAGCCTGTACCTCGCCTACAAGGAGTTTCGAGAGGTAGGTGCCATTGTAGTTGCCAACCAAACCCTTTCGTTCTGGGAGGGTGTCGTTTCGATCTCATCTACACCTCCAAAAGTTGTGGCTGGAGATGTGTGGATTGAAGGAAGAGATCGGCGGTTCACGGAGGGGATGAAATGTTTGAAAGAGGTTGCAGGCAGATTCATGGAAGTCGGCCTGAAAGTGGCAAAGGAAAACGGGGGAAGGATGAGCGAGCAAATCGGCAG AGATGATGGGCAATTCAAAGGTGCAAGGGATCTGACGTGGTCATATGCTAGCTTATTGGATCTGATCAGGGTCAGGTCAGATTTGGATTGA
- a CDS encoding Cell wall organization and biogenesis-related protein, putative (Similar to TIGR gene model, INSD accession AAW43908.1): MRTSPHACALLLCAASAIAAHPRQAPIQLPLSTSSPSLEIFGPVQRYDDDQVWRVKLAGEDIRRIEEIVDLAEDLELDIWRTTPGSLDIRLNELQKNDLKTRLHPDTLFEAFITNVQSLVDFTTPSDYPNFIDSSLGVDASQPLRNREPLQISRNQRTPKVDPFNLTTLATPFHDSYHTLKDIHKFGDVLVETFNGKEGIEVWGFDVGTTWEGRPIKGWSARLVKNESDPSNGQRRRQGRILDEDEELRKEIVIISGQHGREWVGPSSALYFLHSLLLTSLSSPSSDAALMLSKFTFTVIPTINPDGFVYSQSHRMWRKNRQPVGHKSCVGIDLNSNWAYKWKKEKKEKPCKEGYRGKAAFEAYETKAVGEWLAKGAERGTRVRAFIDLHSYGQLFMFPFAHSCSEFPVDAEMLMEAGLGVAKAIRTAHGETYETGQACDLTYRAPGDSVDYAYGVTDVRWSYSAELRDTGTYGFMLPKTLIRPTAEEISAGILHLAKFIYVLEIAD; encoded by the exons ATGAGGACATCTCCCCACGCATGCGCACTCCTCCTGTGCGCAGCGTCTGCCATAGCAGCACATCCACGCCAAGCCCCGATCCAACTTCCACTCTCGACATCTTCCCCATCCCTCGAGATTTTTGGCCCTGTACAGAGATATGACGATGACCAGGTGTGGAGAGTCAAGCTAGCTGGCGAAGACATACGGAGGATAGAGGAAATTGTGGATCTTGCCGAA GATCTCGAACTCGACATATGGAGAACAACGCCAGGATCCCTGGATATACGTTTAAACGAACTCCAGAAGAACGACCTTAAAACTCGTTTACACCCCGATACATTGTTTGAAGCTTTTATCACCAATGTTCAGTCACTCGTTGACTTCACAACTCCTTCCGACTACCCAAACTTCATCGATTCCTCTCTTGGAGTTGATGCCAGTCAACCTTTGAGAAATAGAGAGCCTCTACAAATATCAAGGAACCAAAGGACCCCTAAGGTTGATCCTTTCAATCTGACAACGCTTGCAACACCCTTCCATGATTCTTACCATACTCTCAAGGATATTCACAAGTTTGGTGACGTCTTGGTGGAGACTTTTAATGGGAAGGAAGGCATTGAGGTTTGGGGCTTTGACGTCGGCACGACCTGGGAGGGAAGACCTATTAAAGGATGGAGTGCTCGTCTCGTGAAGAACGAGTCAGATCCTAGTAACGGTCAGCGAAGGAGACAAGGTAGAATTTTggatgaggacgaggaaTTACGAAAGGAGATTGTCATCATAAGTGGACAACATGGGCGTGAG TGGGTTGGACCTTCATCTGCCCTTTACTTTCTACATTCCCTGCTTCTCACgtctctctcttctccgTCTTCCGATGCGGCTTTGATGTTGAGCAAGTTTACTTTTACGGTCATCCCTACGATAAATCCAGATGGATTTGTCTACTCTCAATCTCATAGGATGTGGAGAAAAAACAGACAACCCGTGGGCCACAAGTCTTGCGTCGGTATCGACTTGAACTCGAATTGGGCGTACAAatggaaaaaggagaagaaggagaagccTTGTAAAGAAGGATACCGTGGGAAGGCCGCATTTGAAGCCTATGAGACCAAGGCTGTAGGGGAGTGGCTGGCCAAGGGAGCAGAAAGGGGTACGAGGGTCAGGGCATTTATTGATCTACATAGTTATGGACAGCTTT TCATGTTCCCCTTTGCCCATTCGTGTAGTGAATTCCCCGTCGACGCAGAAATGCTCATGGAGGCCGGTTTAGGAGTTGCCAAAGCAATCAGAACTGCCCATGGAGAAACGTATGAAACAGGCCAAGCATGTGATCTGACGTATAG GGCACCTGGTGACTCGGTTGACTACGCTTACGGAGTCACTGACGTCAGGTGGTCATACTCTGCGGAGCTCAGAGATACGGGCACA TACGGGTTTATGCTGCCCAAAACTCTCATCCGACCTACGGCTGAAGAGATTTCAGCAGGTATATTACATCTTGCTAAATTCATCTACGTGCTTGAAATTGCGGATTAA
- a CDS encoding Hypothetical protein (Similar to TIGR gene model, INSD accession AAW43907.1; CNE02650) — MSQHDLPTRNPLSRDPRLPLDPNEYDPRRPHYQIQQPPPQQPESQQQQQRQQQQERPQSYEFSKSTFQESWRPTPRESYTPKRDAEPKMPKSSEESNGQVNPKSTPQVPIIANVSDTGLPTPSLTAQSSSSVVSSATVNEFVSKSQAQSHEDQQPQASGQSPAAREIALDSLAKLRQFKAEVEATRQIRGGAAELEPAKLAKMAESFLLSQQQQLQLQQPHVQTVHTIEEEKDKIAREQELKGQLKARAKGDDSRLVDRNKDRSSSSSSVAARRPRAEDLIDSGKSTSDVEGKPDLRPSSKPPPSAVHLQQDPRFQRRTPAPVPAPPPGNNFEPSAKNFVPSRFQNGKGGVPEIGEFKKAHQSSRSPRSRPSMDSIDREKSREYDATVEGRKLAERISGAYSAGRPRSPSPARSARSSGAPYRGRPLSSPPRDSYRPMSPPRRYYDRSPPRAYPPRPHDVPFDYRNLPDPRDLRSAPDSRFSRGPIESRDAYRQPPSVGYDRSRDYDRYPPADRDPYGRPHPADYRAPPAPSPLDGNVLETIESLKAQLSQLQEATMHQPYQPRERERDHMPDPYGLPGYAPRGYGREASPPYRSGLPPPRRLSPPPMDRGYPERDYGYDRMDEPLRRKRWPSIDVDDPRDYRGPGRGRGRV; from the exons ATGAGCCAGCACGACTTGCCGACTCGAAATCCTCTCTCTCGAGACCCTCGACTCCCACTCGACCCAAATGAGTATGATCCTCGCCGACCGCACTACCAGATCCAACAGCCGCCTCCCCAGCAACCCGAATctcagcaacagcagcagcgaCAGCAACAACAGGAAAGGCCACAAAGCTATGAGTTTTCAAAAAGCACTTTTCAAGAAAGCTGGCGACCAACTCCGCGAGAATCGTACACTCCCAAGCGCGACGCTGAGCCCAAGATGCCTAAATCTTCCGAGGAATCAAACGGACAGGTAAACCCGAAATCCACGCCCCAGGTCCCGATCATCGCGAATGTGTCAGATACCGGTTTGCCTACACCATCTTTGACCGCACAGTCATCAAGCTCTGTTGTCAGTTCCGCTACTGTAAATGAATTTGTTTCTAAATCACAGGCTCAATCTCATGAAGATCAACAACCGCAGGCCTCGGGACAGAGCCCTGCTGCTCGGGAAATAGCTCTTGACTCTCTTGCCAAACTTCGCCAATTCAAGGCCGAGGTGGAGGCCACCCGCCAAATACGAGGTGGTGCTGCCGAACTGGAACCTGCCAAACTTGCGAAAATGGCCGAGTCGTTCCTATTATCTCAACAGCAGCAATTGCAACTCCAACAGCCCCATGTCCAAACCGTGCACACAAtagaggaagaaaaggacAAGATTGCAAGAGAGCAGGAACTAAAGGGACAGTTGAAAGCGCGAGCCAAGGGTGACGACTCACGTCTTGTGGACAGAAACAAGGATCGCTCATCGAGCTCGAGTTCTGTAGCGGCTAGGCGACCTCGGGCAGAGGATCTTATTGACTCTGGAAAATCCACATCAGACGTTGAGGGTAAACCAGACTTGCGACCTTCGTCCAAACCCCCACCCAGCGCTGTACATCTTCAGCAGGATCCACGATTCCAACGTCGCACACCCGCTCCAGTTCCTGCCCCGCCTCCAGGAAACAACTTTGAGCCCAGCGCCAAGAATTTCGTCCCCTCAAGGTTCCAAAACGGAAAGGGCGGTGTTCCGGAAATCGGAGAATTCAAAAAGGCTCATCAATCTAGTCGATCCCCTAGGAGTCGACCTTCTATGGATAGCATTGACAGGGAAAAGTCTCGTGAATATGATGCAACTGTTGAAGGACGTAAGCTGGCCGA GCGGATTTCGGGGGCATATTCAGCTGGTAGGCCTCGTTCTCCTTCGCCTGCAAGGTCAGCAAGGTCTTCCGGTGCTCCTTATCGTGGACGTCCACTCTCGTCTCCGCCAAGAGACAGTTACCGCCCTATGAGCCCCCCTCGTCGTTATTATGATCGTTCACCTCCACGTGCTTACCCTCCGAGGCCTCATGATGTTCCATTTGACTACAGGAATTTACCTGATCCACGTGATCTTCGAAGTGCTCCGGACTCAAGGTTTTCGCGGGGGCCCATCGAATCTCGAGATGCTTACCGTCAGCCTCCATCCGTAGGTTACGACAGGAGTAGAGACTATGACAGGTACCCTCCAGCTGACCGTGACCC GTATGGAAGGCCTCACCCGGCCGATTATCGTGCTCCTCCAGCTCCTTCGCCGCTTGATGGCAATGTGCTTGAAACCATTGAAAGTCTTAAAGCTCAACTATCACAACTTCAAGAAGCCACCATGCATCAACCATACCAGCCCAGGGAACGAGAACGCGATCACATGCCAGACCCTTATGGACTTCCCGGTTATGCTCCTCGTGGCTACGGTAGGGAAGCTTCTCCGCCTTATCGATCCGgtcttcctcctcccaGGAGACTTTCACCGCCCCCCATGGACCGAGGCTATCCGGAAAGGGATTATGGATATGATAGGATGGATGAGCCGCTCAGGAGGAAAAGGTGGCCGAGTATCGACGTGGACGATCCAAGGGACTATCGTGGGCCAGGAAGAGGTCGGGGTCGTGTGTAG